Proteins encoded together in one Halorubellus sp. JP-L1 window:
- a CDS encoding DUF4382 domain-containing protein yields MQRRTLLGTATASTLAAISGCLGSLTGDGSTGTLATHVSDDPGDIADFESCVVTVTAIDVMSAAEDAKEPETIEVDDAEVDLTEVKNEKSQLVSEAELDAEDYEWLRVAVSDDVDATLADGGGDAEVKVPSNGLKMNKEFEIRADETTSFTADFTPVKRGQGSSYNIKPVSNEVTVTYESEGTGTGTKATSTTVSSEDGTDTTTG; encoded by the coding sequence ATGCAACGACGCACGCTACTCGGGACGGCGACGGCATCGACACTCGCGGCGATCAGCGGCTGCCTCGGCAGTCTCACGGGCGACGGCTCCACGGGGACGCTCGCGACGCACGTGAGCGACGACCCCGGCGACATCGCGGACTTCGAGTCCTGCGTCGTCACCGTCACCGCGATCGACGTCATGTCCGCGGCCGAGGACGCCAAGGAACCCGAGACCATCGAGGTCGACGACGCCGAGGTCGACCTGACGGAGGTGAAGAACGAGAAGTCCCAGCTCGTGAGCGAAGCCGAGCTCGACGCCGAGGACTACGAGTGGCTGCGCGTCGCCGTGAGCGACGACGTCGACGCGACGCTCGCGGACGGCGGCGGCGACGCCGAAGTGAAGGTTCCGAGCAACGGCCTGAAGATGAACAAGGAGTTCGAGATCCGCGCGGACGAGACGACGTCGTTCACGGCCGACTTCACGCCCGTCAAGCGCGGACAGGGGTCGTCGTACAACATCAAGCCGGTGTCGAACGAGGTCACGGTCACCTACGAAAGCGAGGGGACGGGGACCGGCACGAAGGCGACGAGTACGACCGTGTCGTCCGAGGACGGCACGGACACCACGACGGGCTGA
- a CDS encoding DoxX family membrane protein, with amino-acid sequence MARPDRLDAVRERAGALAGRAPPSTTLARWALGATLVAAGVHKLLDPTGWTVYVTDWLAPWLVVSPTTFMLANGPLEIAFGAALLANRYVAFAAFVAAVSLAATTGYLAIVWATTGAFGDVVARDVGLTGLAVAVLVDEMR; translated from the coding sequence ATGGCGCGGCCGGACCGGCTAGACGCCGTCCGCGAGCGCGCCGGCGCGCTCGCGGGCCGCGCACCCCCTTCGACGACGCTCGCGCGCTGGGCGCTCGGCGCGACCCTCGTCGCCGCGGGCGTCCACAAGCTCCTCGACCCGACGGGGTGGACCGTCTACGTCACCGACTGGCTCGCGCCGTGGCTCGTCGTCTCGCCGACGACGTTCATGCTCGCGAACGGGCCGCTCGAGATAGCGTTCGGTGCGGCGCTCCTCGCGAACCGCTACGTCGCGTTCGCGGCGTTCGTCGCCGCCGTCTCCCTCGCCGCGACCACCGGCTACCTCGCGATCGTGTGGGCGACGACCGGCGCGTTCGGCGACGTCGTCGCGCGCGACGTCGGACTGACCGGGCTCGCGGTCGCCGTACTCGTCGACGAGATGCGCTGA
- a CDS encoding MaoC family dehydratase, producing the protein MRVVDASSRMPGLYYEEFEEGQTIEHRRRRTVSESDNQRFCDMTMNQQPLHLDEDFTADTQFGQRLVNGLYTMSLAVGITIPETTDGTIVANLSYDDVEHPNPVFHGDTIRVQSTVTDKRETSSGERGLVTMRVEAFVVDADDDRLESGDDDEADDADDDEELLVCEFERTVLSLKRERAE; encoded by the coding sequence TTGCGGGTCGTGGACGCCAGTTCTCGCATGCCCGGTCTGTACTACGAGGAGTTCGAGGAAGGTCAGACGATCGAACACCGCCGTCGACGCACGGTCTCCGAGAGCGACAACCAGCGGTTCTGCGACATGACGATGAACCAGCAGCCGCTGCACCTCGACGAGGACTTCACCGCCGACACCCAGTTCGGGCAGCGCCTCGTCAACGGCCTCTACACCATGTCGCTCGCGGTCGGCATCACCATCCCGGAGACGACCGACGGCACCATCGTCGCAAACCTCTCCTACGACGACGTCGAGCACCCGAACCCCGTGTTCCACGGGGACACCATCCGCGTGCAGTCGACGGTCACCGACAAGCGCGAGACGAGCTCCGGCGAGCGCGGTCTCGTGACGATGCGCGTCGAGGCATTCGTCGTCGACGCGGACGACGACCGACTCGAGAGCGGTGACGACGACGAAGCGGACGACGCCGACGACGACGAGGAACTCCTCGTCTGCGAGTTCGAGCGAACCGTCCTCTCCCTGAAGCGCGAGCGCGCGGAGTGA